The Halobaculum magnesiiphilum genome contains the following window.
AGTCCAGCCAGATGGAGTCGGATACCGAGCTTCATCGCGGGCTCGGGTGTCGCCTCTCGCTCCAGAAAATCTAACTCGAAGCAGTCGCTACCTCCGTTGAGGCGGGCGATTTCGAGCATGAACCACTCAAATATCGTTCCGCCTCACTCTTCATCCTTATCTGAACACCGCCCCGTCGGAGGATCGATCAGTTGTCCGGCCAGCGCTCGATGTACACCGTCTCGTCGGTGTAGAAGCGCACGGCGTCGTCGCCCTGGGCGTGCAGGTCGCCGAAGAACGAGTCCTTGTCGCCGCCGAAGTGGAAGAACGCCATCGCGGCGGCGGTGCCGACGTTGACGCCGACGTTGCCGGCGTCGATCTCCAGACGGAACCGCCGGGCCTCGCCGCCGGCGCTGGTGAACAGCGACGCGGCGTTGCCGAACTGCGAGCGGTTCACCAGCGAGAGGGCGTCGCCGAAGTCCTCCGCGCGGATCAGCGCCAGCACCGGGCCGAAGATCTCCTCGCGGGCGATCGTCGCGTCCGGATCCACGTCGCCGAAGACGGTCGGACCGAGGTGATATCCCGACTCGGGCACGGCCTGCTCGCGACCGTCGAGCAGCACCTCCGCGCCCTCCTCGACGCCGGTCTCGACGTACTCCAGCACGGACTCGCGATGCGGGCCGGACACGAGCGGACCCATGTCGGTCCCCTCCTCCAAGCCGGGACCGATCTCCATCGACTCGGCCTCCTCGACCAGTCGCTCGGCGAACTCGTCGTACACCTCGTCCTCCACGACCGCGACGGGGTTCGCGAGACAGCGCTGGCCGGCGTTGGCGAACGCGGACGAACAGGTCTGCTCGGCCGCGAACTGCAGGTCCGCGTTCGCGCTCACGACGACGTGGTTCTTCGCGCCGCCCTGCGCCTGCACGCGCTTGCCGGCGCCGGCTGCCGTCTCGTACACGTGCTTCGCGATCGGCGTCGACCCCACGAACGAGACCGCCTCGATCCCGTCGTGCGTGATGAGCCGGTTCACCGTGTCGGGGCCGCCGTGGACGACGTTGACGACGCCGTCGGGGAAGCCCGCCTCGTCGACGAGGCTCGCGATCCGGTTGGCCGTGAACGGGTCGCGCTCGCTCGGCTTGAGGACGAACGTGTTGCCCGTCGCGACCGCGTACGGCAGGAACCACAGCGGGATCATCGCGGGGAAGTTGAACGGCGTCACCGCCACCACGGTGCCGAGCGGCTGTCGGACGGCCGTCTCGTCGATGTCCGGCGCCGCGTGCGGGAGGTGGCCCGCCTGCATCATGGTCGGGATGCCGCAGGCGACCTCGACGTTCTCGATCCCCCGCCGTATCTCGCCCATCGCCTCCGCCTTCGTCTTGCCGTGTTCGGTGACGAGTACCTCCGCAAGCGACTCCTGGTGCTCCTCGAGGAGCGCCTTCAGTCGGAACAGCGGCTGAATTCGCTCCTCGACGGCGGTCGTGGACCACTCCTCGAACGCCTCGTTCGCCAGCGCGATCGCCTCGTCCTCGTCGTCGGCCGACGAGAACGCGACCGATCCGACCCGCTCGCCGGTCGCGGGGTTTTCAACGTCCAACGACTCGTCGCCGGTCGCCTCGCGCCACTCACCGCCGACGTAGTTGTGAGCCACTTCGCCGTCCCCGATAGGGCCTACCATGACGATCGATCACGCACCTCGTGGGAAAGAGCTACCGTTGCCGGTAGTGTTGTGCGGGATCTCGGTCGGGAGCCGCGAACGGAACAGGACGGAGAACTGATTCGCCAGTTACGGGTGCGCGTAGAACGCGAGGTACTCGCCGGCGTCGGCCTCCTCGGCGTCGCCCGGGGCGGCGTCGAAGCGGGCGAAGCCGACGCGCTCGAACTGCACCAGGTCGTCCACGTCGTAGTCGGCGTAGCCGGGCTCGGCGTGGCCGACCACGTCGCCGTCCATCGTTCGGAGGCGCACGCGGACGTGCTCGTCGTCGCCGGCGCCGACCCAGTGGACCACGGGGACGCCCTCCTCGCGCACGAGGTCGATGTCGGTGCCGACCCACGCGAGCTCGTCGCCGTCGCGGCGCAGACAGCCGAGGCCCTTGAGCCAGACGCGCTCGCCGTCCGCGGGCGCGTCCTCCGACTCCAGCAGGACGCCCTCGCTCGCGGGCACGTCGCGGTCGCCGCGGTCCTCGTGGTTGGGGTGCAGCGGCGGGTGTCCGGCGTCGGGTACGTCGCCGGCGAGCGCGAACTCCTCGGGCGCGCCCGCGGGGAGCCGGTCGCGGTCGGTCGCGTCGGAGGCGTCGCCGTCGCGGACGAGGAACCGGCGGTCGGTGTCGTCGTCGATCAGGTCGCGGTTGTTCGCGTAGATGCTCGACATCGCCAGGTCGACGTTGCTCGTGGAGACGCCCAGTTCGACCATCGCGTCGACGATGGCCTGCCCGCGGATGCCGCGGCGCTTCACCGACGCCAGCGTCGGCGCGCGCGGGTCGTCCCAGCCGGTCAACTCGCCGGCGTCGACCTTCTCCTTGATCGTCGAAGTGGACATCGGCACGTCGTAGGCGTCGATCTGGACGTGCCCCCAGTGGACGACCTCGGGGTACTCCCAGCCGAAGTAGTCGTAGACGAACCGCTGGCGCTTGGCGGAGTCCTGGAGGTCGATGCCGCGGATGATGTGCGTGACGCCGGTGAGGTGGTCGTCGATGCCCGACTGGAAGTCGAGCATGGGCCACGCGCGGTAGTCGGCCGCCTCCTCGCGCGGGTGGGGCGTGTCGACCATCCGAAAGGCGACGAAATCGCGCAACGCGGGGTTCTTGTGGTGGATGTCGGTCTTCACGCGGAGGACCATCTCGCCGTCCGAGTACTCGCCGTCGACCATCGCCTCGAACTCCTCTCGAACGGTCTCGACGGACTTGTCGCGGTGCTCGCAGGCTTCGGCGTCGGCCTTCAGGCTCCGGAAGTGCTCGGCCGGACACGAGCAGGTGTAGGCGCCGCCCTTCTCGATCAGTTCACGGGCGTGGTCGTAGTACGTCTCGACGCGGTCGCTCGCCTTCAGCACCTCGTCGGGCTCGAAGCCGAGGTAGCCGATGGCGTCGAGGATCTCGTCGTAGGCGTCGAGATCCGGGCGCTTGGTCTCGGGGTCGGTGTCGTCGAAGCGGCAGAGCATCCACCCGTCGTAGATCTCCTTGTACGTCCCGATAACCGCGGGCATGCGCGCGGAGCCAAGGTGCCACGGGCCGTTCGGGTTCGGCGCGAGGCGCATCCGGATCTCGTCGTACTCGTCGGCGTTCGGGAGGTCCGGGAGGACCGACTCGTCCTCCTCGTCGTCGGCCTCCAGCTCCTCGACGAGGTCGGGGTCGAGTTCGAGCAGTCGCTCGCGGCGCTCGTCGTCGCTCATCCCCGAGACCTCCGCGACCACCGGCGCGACGACGCCGGGCACCTCGTCGCCGTGCGGTCGGAAGTCGGGGTTGTCGCCCATCAACGGGCCCATGATGGCGCCCACCTCCGGGTCCGAACCGTGCTTCAGAGCGTTGTAGAGCGCGTGCGTCTCCGCCTCGGCGCGCACGCGCTCCTCGAGATCGTCGTCCATTACGCCGGCGTTCTCCCCGCGCGCCCAAAACCGGTCCGGATCGGACCCGGATCCGGGTCCGAACCGCGACTCGCGTGCCCCGGGCTCGGGAGCGGTGAGAAACGGGTCGCGCCGGCGGGCCACCCCACCATGGGTCCGTTCCCGTCGACGCGACCGAGTGGTGTGCGTCGTGGCACACGCGGGTAGGGGCGTTCGGAGGCAGGGGACTCGCCGATATATGGGCGTCGACCGTTCACGTCGTTTCACGCCGGCGTCGACGCGCGAGCGACCGGTAGTCCGTGCGTACCGCAGTCGGCCACACCGGGTTTCATGTGCTCGCGAGTGGACCCCCGGCCATGCCAGTCTACTACGAGGACGTCGAGGTCGGCGATGTCGAGACGCACGGCGACTACGAGGTGACTCGCGAGGAAATTCTGTCGTTCGCCGAGCGGTACGACCCGCAGTGGTTCCACACCGACCCCGACCGGGCGGCCGAGGAGTCGCCCTACGGCGGCGTCATCGCCTCCGGGTGGCACACCGCCGCGATGACGATGCGTCTGCTCGTGGAGGGGACGCTCGCCGAGGCCGCGACCGTCGGCGCGAAGGGCGTCGACGAGCTCCGCTGGCCGGAGCCGGTGCGGCCGGGCGACACCCTCCGGATCGAGAACGAGGTGCTGGAGAAGGTGCCAGAACGCCCGGAACGGGGGCTGATCCGTGCGCGAACGCGAACGTACAACGGGGACGACGAGGCCGTGTTCTCGATGATCGGGAACGTGATGTACCTCCGCCGAGGCGACGACTAGGCCCCGATTACCGTTGCATGAGGCCCGATGAGTCGGACGACTCGTCGTTGGGGGCGACCTCAGCGCGCCCGCGGTTCGTCGTCGCGCTCGCGGTCGCCGTGGTCGGCGTGCTCCATGAGGTCGGTCGCCCGACGGAACACGCCCGTCAGCGTCGTCACCTCCTTGCTCGTCGGGTGCGCGCGGCCGACGAGCCGGCGGATCAGCCGCTCGCTGCGCTCGCGCTTGTGGTCGCGCGACTCCGCCTCCTCAAGGAACGCGCCGAACTGTTCGTAGAAGCGTTCGATCTCCGGCTCGGCGGCGCGCTCGTGTTCCACGTCCGGAAGCTGGTACTCGTCGAGGAACAGCGAACGGAGCTCGTACAGCGTCACCGTCGCCGCCTGCCCGAGGTTCATCACCGGGTACTCGGGGTTCGCGGGGACGGAGACGAGCTCGTCCAGTTGCGCCAACTCCTCGTTGTTCAGTCCGGTCCCCTCGCGGCCGAACACCAGCGCCGTGTCCGTGTCGACGGTCGCCAGCGACTCCCGCAGTTCGGCGGGCGTCTTGAACGGGAACCGGACGTGCCGGCGCGCGTCCTCGCCGGTGATCGCGGTGGTGCCGACGGTGTGGTAGTTCTCGACGACCTCCTCCAGCGCCACCGTGTCGGCGTTGGGCAGCACGTCCTCCCGGGCGTGACCCGCGAAGCCGTACGCCTCGCTGTCGCGATCGATCTCCGGCGGGTCGACCAGCTTCAGGTCGGCGAGGCCGAAGTTCTTCATCGCCCGCGCGATGGTGCCGACGTTGCCCGGCGTCTCCGGCTCGACCACGACGACGACGAACTCGCGGTCGTCGTGTGCCGAGTCAGCGGCGGTCGCCTCGGTCGCGTCGTCGCTCATGTCGGATACTCCCGATCGAGATCGAGGTCGAAATCGTCGTCGCCGCCCTCGGCGTCGTCCTCGTCGCCGTCGGCATCGTCGCCGTCATCGTTCCCCTCCCCGTCCTCGAAGTCCGGCCGTTCGTCCGCGAGGAGGTCGTCGTCCTCGTACAGGTCCTCGGGGTCGCGCAGGTCCGGCAGCTCCTCGGGCGCCTCCTCGACGTGCTCCATGCCGCCGTAGCCGTCGGGGGCGCGGCCGCCGTCGTCGAACCACTCGTGGAACGCGTCGCGGAACGTTTCCTCGCCGGCGATCGAGGAGCCGCCGCGCTCGCGGAACCAGTAGAGGAAGTCCGCCTCGTGTTCGTCACACAGCAGCACCTCGTCGAGCGGCTCGCCGTAGACGATGCTCGCGACCCTGCACTGCCGTTTGTTCTCCTCGCCGTGGATCAGATAGCAGGCGTCGCAGGGCTTGTTCATCACGACCTGAAGCCGCACGAGCCGGTGGCGGGGCTCCTTCGGGATCTCCTCCAGCGGCCTCCAGCCGCCGGCGTCGGTGAAGACGTCGTCCTCGTCGAAGCGCCAGCCGCGCAGGCCGATGCTCACCTTACCCATTTGCCCCGTCTTGCCGCGCGCCGGGGATAAGCGGCGCGCTCTCGGGCCCCGGGGGTTGGAGCAGGGGAGGGGGCGTGCTCCCGGCGCCGGCGGGCCGTGACCGTCGGTCCCATCGGACGCCGACGGCTCCGCGATCACAACACCGAAGCGCGACCCGCCCCTGCAACGGTTCATGCGAACTGTGGACGCCGCCGGCCTCCCGATCGGCGACGATCACCCGCCGCGGATCATGGGCGTGTTGAACGTCTCGAAGGAGTCCCCCTACGATCCCAGCGTGTACGACGACGCCGGCGAGGCCGCCCGCTACGTCGACGAGGAACTGATCGGCGAGGGCGCGGACATCGTCGACGTGGGTCTCGAATCCGCGAACAAGCGCTTCGAGGTGCTCTCGGCCGAGGAGGAACTGGAGCGACTCGACACCGCGATCGAGACGATCGAGAGCGTCTCCGGCGACGCCGTCTTCTCAATCGAGACGCGCTACCACGAGGTCGCCGACGCGGCGCTGGACCGCGGCTTCGACATGGTGAACGACATCTGCGGCTTCGCCGACCCCGAGATGCCCCGCGTGTGCGAGGAACACGACGCCGCGGTGGCGAAGATGGCGTCGCCGCCGGACCTGGAGCGACCGGGCGCCGTCGAGGAGGTGGACGACATCTACGAGGCGCTGTCGCTGAACGGCTTCACCGACAAGACCATCGTCGACCCGGCGTTCGGCGGCTGGTCCGAGGAGAAGACGCTGGCGGACGACCGCGAGACGTTCCGCCGCCTCCGGGAGTTCCGCGGCTACGGTCGCCCGATCCTGGTGTCGATCAACCGGAAGAACTTCCTCCGGAGCGTCGCCGGCCGCGACACCGAGGAGGCGCTGCCCGTCTCGCTGGCGGCGACCTCGATGGCCGTCGAACGGGGCGCACACATCGTCCGAACGCACGACGTGGCCGAGACCCGGGACGCCGCGCTCATCGGGACGGAGTTCGCCCGCGACCGCGTCCGGGCCCGGGGCGAGGTGTCCGTCGAGGAACTGGACGTGGCGACGACCGGCGACGCCCGCCGGCACGTCGACCGGCTCGGCGGCGACTCCGCCGTCGCCGACGACGCCGTGGCACGGGTGTACGAGTTCGGCGGGCTCGAACCAGAAGAGATCGGTGCGCTGCGCGCTTCTACCGCCGATTCGTCGGCCCTTCTCGTCGCCGACGGGACGGGATCGTCTGCCCTGCTGATCGGCACCGTCGCCGAAACTGTGGCGGCCGCACAGGCCGCGAGCGGGGCTACGGAGGCGTTGGACGCCGCGCTGTCGTGCGTCGCGCGTCCGACAGAGTAAGAAAACTTATACCCGATCGGTCGATAGCAGACGATGGAAGCCGGAAGGGCACCGCGGGTAGGGGTACTCTGGTGCGCTTTCGGCCCGATCCCGTATTACTGTGAGCCGTCACGCCGGTAGTCACCACCATGGAGTTCACCGACTGGGAGCCGATCTACGCGGCGATCCTCGCCGACTTCGGGTTCGACCGCGCCGCCGACGAGGCGGTCAGGGACCGCGCCGCCGCGTTCGCCGAGCCGTTCGACCTCGACCGGCTGGACTGTTCGGGCGCGACCGTCGCCGTCGCCGGCGCGGGGCCGTCGCTGGAGGCCGACGCGTCCCTCGCTCGCGACGCAGATTTCGTATTCGCTGCTTCGACCGCCACGGACCGCCTCGTCGCCGAGGGCGTCGCGGTCGACGCGATGGTGACGGACCTGGACAAGAACCCCGGGACCGGACTCGCGCGGACCGAGCGCGGCGCCGTCGTCGTCGCCCACGCCCACGGCGACAACGGGGACCTGATCGAGGAGTGGCTCCCGCGCTACGACGCCGCGAACACGCTCGTCACGACGCAGGCGGCGCCGGTCGACGCCGTCGCCAACTACGGCGGCTTCACCGACGGCGACCGCGCGGCGTTCCTCGCCGATCACTGCGGCGCCGAGCGGCTCGTCTTCCCCGGCTGGGACCTCGACGACCCCGAGGTGGACGGCGTGAAGGCACGCAAACTGGACTGGGCCGAACGCCTGCTCCACCTTCTGGAGCGCCGCCGGGGCGAGCGATTCGCCGTCCTCGACGGCCGACGCGACGGGATCGATCCGCTGTGACTGTTCCACGGCGTCCCTCTACCTCGGTTCCGCCCACCCGCTAAAGGATATTTTAGCTGATACTTATCCGCCGCGGGCGACACGGGACGGTATGGACGACACGGACACCGGCGCGGCGTCGCTCGGGACGACCATCGTCGGGATCGTCGCGCATGGAGACACGAACCGCGAGGGCGAGCCGACGAACAATACCGCCGGTGTCGACGCCGGCAACGGCGACCGCGGCGACCACGGTGATCGCGGCGACGCGGTTGTACTCGCCTCTGATCGTCGCGCGAGCCTCGGACGGATGGTTTCGAGCAAGGACGCCCGGAAGGTCCACCCCATCGGCGACGCGGCGGCGCTGGCGTTCACCGGCTCGGTCTCGGGCGCGCAGGCGCTCGTCGCCGACCTGGACGCCGAGCGCCGCCTCTACGAACTCCGCCGGGGCACCGAGATGTCGACCACGGCGCTGGCGGGGTATGCCGCCACCGCGATGCGCAAGCAGCGCTACGGCGTCCAGCACCTCCTCGGCGGCGTCGACGGCGACGGGGCCCACCTCTACACCTTCGACGGGGGCGGGTCGGTCCTCGAACAGCCCTACGCCGCCGACGGCTCCGGCGGGCAGTTCGCCTACGGCACTCTGGAGGACGGCTACCGGGAGGGGGTCGGCGTCGCCGACGCGGAGACGCTGGCCGCGCGCGCCGTCGCCGCCGCCAGCGAGCGCGACACCGCCTCCGGAAACGGGCTCCACCTGGTGACGATCACCGATGACGGGGTCGAGGAGGTCGTCTACGACGACCCGGCGGCGGTCGCCGCCTGATCGTCGGCGTCGTCTCCCTCCGGGCCGCCCTCCGTCGACCGCTCGGTCGGTCCCGTTCCCGATCGGTCGTCTTCCGCCGCGGTCACGCGGTCGGTCTCGACCACGGTCGGTCCGTCGCCCACGAGGAGCCGGAGCGTCTCCCCGTCGCCGGCGACCGAGACGCGGACGGCCGGCGGATCGGTCGACAGCACGCCCTCGGCCCACTCCGACCCGAGGTTCCAGATCGGCCGCTCGCGCACGTCGATCCCGTGATCGTCGCAGAAGGCGACCACGGCCGGGTGCTCCGCGAGCGCGACCGACACCGGAACCCGGACGCGGAAGTCGCAGTCGGCGCACGCGCCGGCGACGACGGGACGCGCCGGCGCGTCCGCGGCGTCCGCATCTCGTTCCCCCGCCTCGGCGGCATCCGGCAGCTCCGCCGGCTCGACGAACGTGATCTTCCCCTCGGCGCGGCCCGCGCAGTCGGGACAGACGCCGTCGGCGAGCTGCCGGAGGCGCGCCCGGTGGTAGGCGTCGAACGCCGGGAGCACCTCGTCGGTGTCGCGGTCGCGGACGCCGCCCGGCGGGAACGGGAGCGCGAGGAGTTCGGTCGCGCAGTCGGTGCAGGCGACGCCGACGTGGTTGTCGGCGATCCGCGCCTCCAGCGCCGCCGCGCCGCAAACCGGGCAGTCGCCGTCGACCGGCTCGGGGTCGCGATCCACGCGCTCGGTGTAGACGCCGGCGTCGAGCGCGCGGGCGGCCTGTCGGCCGGCGAACGTCGGCCGGTAGCGCCCGTCGTCGTCGGTTCTCACGTACCGGTCCGTCAGCTGCCGGAGGTGGTAGGCGAACCCCGCCGACGGGCCGTCGGGGTCGTCGGCGACGCGCTCGAACAGCTCGGTGAACCCGAGGGGACGGTCGGCGGACGCGAGCGCCCGGACCGTCCGGAGGCGCGTCTCGTCGGCCAGGGCGGCGAAGGCGTCGTCGGGCGCGACAGCGGACGCCCCCGCGTCGTCGACCTCGTCGGGGCTCGCGCCAGCCGCATCGGTCGCGTCGGCGTCTGCGGCGTCCGCGTCGTTGGCGGCGACGCCCGCGTCGGCTCCGTGGCCGGGCGACGCGTCGTGACCGTCGTTCATACCCCGCAGGATCACCGGCGGGGACAAGAAGCTGTCCCGGCCGGCGGACCGGCGCGCGGAGCCATCTGCGCGGCAGCGCGTCGCCTCGCCGTCGCCCCTGCGCTTACTACCGTCGCGCCCGTGTCCGGTTTCATGCGACTGTTCTGGCACCGGCGGGACCTGCGCGTCGCCGACAACCGCGGCCTCGCCGCCGCGGCCGACGCGACCGGGGACGACGGGGCGGTCGTCCCCGTGTTCGTCTTCGACGACGACGTGCTGGCTCACGGTGCGCCGCCCCGCGTCCGGTTCATGCTCGACGCGCTCGCGGCGCTTCGGGACGACTACCGCGACCGTGGCTCGGACCTGGTCGTCGCCCGCGGCGACCCGGCGGAGGTGCTCCCGGAGCTGGCCGACGAGTTCGGCGCCGAGGCGGTCGTCTGGAACGAGGACTACTCCGGGCTGGCCCGCGAGCGCGACGCCCGCGTCCGGATGGCGCTGGACGCCGCCGGCGTCGCTCGCGAGACCCGTCACGACGCCGTCCACCACGAGCCGGGCACGATCACGACGAACCAGGGCGACCCCTACGCAGTGTTCACCTACTTCTGGAAGAAGTGGCGCGACCGCGAGAAGGCCGATCCGGTCGACCCGCCCGCGGGCGACGACCTCGCCGACGCCGTCGCCGGCGAGCGTCTCCCCGGCATCGCGGACCTCGGGTTCGAGGAACCGGAGGCCGACGTGCAGGCCGCCGGCACCGACGCCGCCCGCGACCGGCTCGATAAATTCTGCGAGGACGCCATCTACCGCTACGACGAGGACCGTGACTATCCGGCGAGGGAGGCCACCTCCCGGCTCTCGACGGATCTCAAGTGGGGAACGATCGGCGTGCGGGAGGTGTACGCCGCGACCGAGGAGGCGAACGCCGAGACGGCAGCGATGGCCGACGACACTGTCGAGGACGACGACGCCGTCGAGGCGGTCGAGGAGTTCCAGTCCCAGCTCGCGTGGCGGGAGTTCTACACGCAGGTGCTGTGGGCGAACCCCGAGGTGGTGACGGAGAACTACAAGGAGTACGACCGCCCGATCGAGTGGCGGGACGACGAAACTGCGATTGAACACCTGGCGGCGTGGAAGGAGGGGAGAACCGGCTATCCGATCGTCGACGCGGGGATGCGCCAACTGAAGGAGGAGGCGTACATGCACAACCGCGTGCGGATGATCGTCGCGTCGTTCCTCACGAAGGACCTGCTGCTCGACTGGCGCCACGGCTACGAGCACTTCAAGGAGCACCTCGCGGACCACGACACCGCCAACGACAACGGCGGCTGGCAGTGGGCCGCCTCGACCGGGACCGACGCCCAGCCGTACTTCCGCATCTTCAACCCCATGACGCAGGGGGAGCGCTACGACCCCGACGCCGAGTACGTCGCGGAGTACGTCCCCGAGCTCGCGTCGATATCCGCCGACAACGTTCACTCCTGGCACGAGCTGTCGGTGGGTCGCCGCCGACAGCTCGCCCCGGAGTACCCCGACCCGATCGTCGACCACTCCGAGATGCGCGAGCGGGCGCTCTCGATGTTCAAGCGCGCCCGCGGCGAGGTGGAGGGAGAGGAGGAAGAGGAGGAGGCGAGCGCCGACTGACGCCGACGGCCCGTCGGATCACACGCCGATCTCGCTCACGCCCAGGATCGCCCCGCAGGCAGCACACTCCCAGACCGTCGCGTCTCCGGTGAACCGGGCGTCGGTCTCGCTCTCGACGACCTCGCGGATGTCCGTGTCGCAGTGGGGACAGTGACCCATGCGCCCTTCGAGCGGCCGGCCGCACATGAACCTGATCGCCGCGCCGTCGCTCCTCGTGACGGCACGGCTCACGGTACGACTATGCCGCCGGAGACCCTCCACGGGGTATGGACATCGCCGTGCTGCTGTACGAGGGGTTCGACGAGTTGGACGCGGTCGGCCCGTTCGAGGTGTTCCGCAACGCCGAGGCCGCCGGCGCCGATTTCCACACGGAACTCGTCTCGCTCGACGGTCCCGGAACGGTCACCGCGAGCCACGGGATGCGCGTCGAGGCCGAGGGCGACCTCCCCGAGCCGGGCGACCTCGACCTGCTCGTCGTCCCCGGCGGCGGCTGGAACGACCGCAGCGAGGCGGGCGCGTGGGCGGAGTACGAGCGCGGTGCGATCCCGGAGGTCGTCGCCGCCCACCACGACGCCGGCGCGACCGTCGCGTCCGTCTGCACCGGCGGGATGTTGCTCTCGAAGGCCGGGGTCTTCGACGGTCGTCCCGCGGTCACTCACGCCTCAGCCCTCGAGGACCTCCGCGACACCGACGCCGACGTCCGCGAGGAGCGCGTCGTCGACGACGGGGACGTGCTCTCGGCGGGCGGCGTCACCTCGGGGATCGACTTGGCGCTCCACATCGTCGAACGCGAGGCGGGCGCCGAGATCGCCGAGTCGGTGGCGACGACGATGGAGTACACCCGCCAGCACGACGCCTACGAGCCGGGCGCGATCGCGCGATCGGAGTGACGCGCCGGACGGAACGTCTCTTTTCGTCGCCGGCGCTCAGTCGTCGGTCGCCGGCGCCGCCGCGGGCTCCGGGGAGCCGTCGACCGCGTCGTCGCGCCAGGTGAAGAAGCTCGCGAGCGCGGGGCCGGAGACGTTGTGCCAAACGCTGAACAGCGCGGGAACGAGCGCCGCCGCCGGCGAGAACAGCGAGGTCGCGAGCGCCACCGCGAGGCCGCTGTTCTGGAGACCGACCTCGAACGCGCAGGTCCGCCGCCGGTCCGCGGACATCCCCGCCGCACGGCCGACGCCGTAGCCGGCGCCCAGCCCGATCGCGTTGTGGACCACGACGGC
Protein-coding sequences here:
- a CDS encoding cryptochrome/photolyase family protein → MRLFWHRRDLRVADNRGLAAAADATGDDGAVVPVFVFDDDVLAHGAPPRVRFMLDALAALRDDYRDRGSDLVVARGDPAEVLPELADEFGAEAVVWNEDYSGLARERDARVRMALDAAGVARETRHDAVHHEPGTITTNQGDPYAVFTYFWKKWRDREKADPVDPPAGDDLADAVAGERLPGIADLGFEEPEADVQAAGTDAARDRLDKFCEDAIYRYDEDRDYPAREATSRLSTDLKWGTIGVREVYAATEEANAETAAMADDTVEDDDAVEAVEEFQSQLAWREFYTQVLWANPEVVTENYKEYDRPIEWRDDETAIEHLAAWKEGRTGYPIVDAGMRQLKEEAYMHNRVRMIVASFLTKDLLLDWRHGYEHFKEHLADHDTANDNGGWQWAASTGTDAQPYFRIFNPMTQGERYDPDAEYVAEYVPELASISADNVHSWHELSVGRRRQLAPEYPDPIVDHSEMRERALSMFKRARGEVEGEEEEEEASAD
- a CDS encoding DJ-1/PfpI family protein, giving the protein MDIAVLLYEGFDELDAVGPFEVFRNAEAAGADFHTELVSLDGPGTVTASHGMRVEAEGDLPEPGDLDLLVVPGGGWNDRSEAGAWAEYERGAIPEVVAAHHDAGATVASVCTGGMLLSKAGVFDGRPAVTHASALEDLRDTDADVREERVVDDGDVLSAGGVTSGIDLALHIVEREAGAEIAESVATTMEYTRQHDAYEPGAIARSE